In the Natronogracilivirga saccharolytica genome, one interval contains:
- a CDS encoding iron chelate uptake ABC transporter family permease subunit translates to MDVFFEFFSLQDPNIRFVLAGTILLGISAGALGCFAILRRRALVGDAVAHAVLPGVCLAFIVAGGKDPFMLILGSFVFGLLSMVTMDFITRNSRIAPDASIGMVLSVFFGFGVVLLTFIQSTGYVDQSGLDDFMFGQAAAMVGTDVKVFGGLSLLILVLVVLAYKEFKLVSFDMSYARSIGYPVKRMEFLLALLMVMTITAGIQAVGVVLMASMLIIPAAAARYWTDSLGIMLVLAAGVGAFSGVTGSFISYTAPAMPTGPWMVVSAALVFFISFLLAPRRGEIARHIQRKRLSFKVACENILKTLYSMEEEDGKQERARSFDELRKRRYMSPRKLKSVLSSLKKRKLIEAYTGVHEGFVLTYDGRREARRLVRVHRLWEKYLTDHLHIADDHVHDDAESMEHLITSEIEQELQKSLGSPESDPHRSTIPYDVNDSHSAKDSGASQESENNGRKHRKK, encoded by the coding sequence ATGGATGTTTTCTTTGAATTCTTTTCGCTACAGGATCCCAACATCCGGTTTGTACTTGCCGGAACCATTCTGCTGGGCATCTCGGCAGGAGCGCTCGGATGTTTTGCCATCCTGCGAAGGCGGGCCCTTGTCGGAGATGCCGTTGCACACGCCGTACTGCCCGGAGTCTGCCTTGCATTTATTGTTGCCGGCGGAAAAGATCCGTTCATGCTGATTCTGGGATCCTTCGTATTCGGACTGCTCAGCATGGTGACTATGGATTTCATCACGCGCAACAGCCGGATTGCTCCGGATGCCTCCATCGGAATGGTGCTGTCCGTGTTTTTCGGGTTTGGCGTTGTACTTTTGACGTTTATCCAGTCCACCGGCTATGTCGATCAAAGCGGGCTTGACGATTTTATGTTCGGGCAGGCTGCAGCCATGGTCGGAACCGATGTGAAAGTTTTCGGTGGACTCAGTCTGCTTATTCTGGTTCTGGTTGTGCTGGCATACAAGGAGTTCAAACTGGTCAGTTTTGACATGTCGTATGCCCGAAGCATCGGATATCCTGTCAAGCGAATGGAGTTTCTGCTGGCATTGCTGATGGTCATGACCATTACGGCCGGCATACAGGCCGTAGGCGTCGTACTGATGGCATCGATGCTGATTATTCCCGCTGCTGCAGCCCGCTACTGGACCGACTCTCTTGGTATCATGCTCGTACTGGCCGCGGGCGTCGGCGCCTTTTCCGGCGTGACCGGTTCCTTTATCAGCTACACGGCTCCGGCCATGCCGACCGGCCCGTGGATGGTTGTCAGTGCCGCTCTCGTTTTCTTCATTTCCTTTCTTCTGGCTCCGCGGCGGGGTGAAATTGCCCGCCATATTCAACGGAAGCGGCTCTCCTTTAAAGTGGCCTGCGAAAATATCCTCAAGACGCTGTATTCCATGGAAGAAGAAGACGGAAAACAGGAAAGAGCACGCAGTTTTGACGAGCTCCGGAAACGGCGGTACATGTCACCCCGGAAGTTGAAATCCGTGCTTTCATCACTGAAAAAAAGAAAACTGATCGAGGCATACACCGGAGTTCATGAAGGCTTTGTCCTTACTTATGACGGGCGGCGCGAAGCCCGCAGACTTGTCCGGGTACACCGGCTCTGGGAAAAATACCTCACTGATCACCTGCATATTGCCGATGATCATGTTCATGACGATGCCGAATCGATGGAACACCTGATAACATCCGAAATTGAGCAGGAGCTGCAAAAGTCCCTCGGATCACCTGAATCGGATCCCCACAGAAGCACTATTCCGTACGATGTTAATGACAGTCATTCCGCCAAAGATTCCGGAGCGTCGCAGGAATCAGAAAACAACGGCAGAAAACACAGAAAAAAATAA
- a CDS encoding metal ABC transporter permease, with protein MITSTGWIIITGILVATSCALVGAFLVLRKMSLMGDAISHAVLPGIVIAFLLTAGRNTFPMLIGAGIFGVLTVWLTEELSKRGRIFHDASMGIVFTTLFAIGVIIISLFAANVDIDQECVLYGEIAYVAWDLWIWQGTNMGPRPVWILGMVLVLNLSFILLMFKELKTYSFSPKLATTLGLPVGLIHYTLMGSVSITTIASFESVGAILVVAMLIVPPATAYLLTDRLHILLLLSVFFGITSAVGGFYFALWVNSSIAGAMAVVTGLQFILVLFLAPRYGILSRKYRKESPGQMQESQGVGIPEITPTSSTNHISE; from the coding sequence ATGATCACCTCGACAGGCTGGATAATCATCACGGGCATTCTGGTTGCGACGTCCTGCGCACTGGTGGGGGCTTTTCTTGTATTGCGCAAGATGTCCCTGATGGGAGATGCTATTTCCCATGCCGTACTACCCGGTATTGTCATTGCTTTTTTGCTGACTGCCGGGCGCAATACGTTTCCCATGCTTATCGGTGCCGGCATATTCGGTGTACTCACGGTCTGGCTGACCGAAGAACTGAGCAAGCGCGGCCGGATATTTCATGATGCATCCATGGGTATCGTTTTTACAACTCTCTTTGCAATTGGAGTCATCATCATATCCCTTTTTGCAGCAAATGTGGATATTGACCAGGAGTGTGTTTTGTATGGTGAAATTGCCTATGTAGCCTGGGACTTGTGGATCTGGCAGGGAACCAACATGGGTCCGCGGCCTGTATGGATTCTCGGCATGGTCCTGGTGCTGAACCTTTCATTTATTCTTCTGATGTTCAAAGAGCTGAAAACATACAGTTTCAGTCCCAAGCTTGCAACAACGCTGGGTTTGCCCGTAGGGTTGATCCACTACACTCTGATGGGATCGGTTTCCATCACAACCATTGCCTCATTTGAAAGTGTCGGTGCGATCCTGGTCGTGGCTATGCTTATCGTTCCTCCGGCAACAGCATACCTGTTGACGGACCGACTCCACATTCTTTTGCTGCTTTCGGTATTTTTCGGAATCACATCGGCTGTGGGCGGGTTTTATTTCGCTCTCTGGGTAAACAGCTCCATTGCCGGTGCCATGGCGGTGGTAACCGGACTCCAGTTTATACTTGTGCTTTTTCTGGCACCCAGATATGGTATTCTCAGCAGAAAATATCGCAAAGAAAGCCCGGGGCAGATGCAAGAATCGCAAGGTGTCGGGATACCAGAAATAACACCAACATCATCAACCAATCACATCTCCGAATAA
- a CDS encoding TraR/DksA family transcriptional regulator, with product MKESVLTDKQKEEIREIIEQQIQEADKELKVLKELTAAVEPDSSIGRISRMDAINNKTVNDAAYRNTRTRLKRLKNVLEKVDDPDYGRCVRCGEPIAFGRIQIMPEKRVCVHCSK from the coding sequence ATGAAAGAATCAGTACTTACCGACAAGCAGAAGGAAGAAATCCGTGAAATTATTGAGCAACAGATTCAGGAAGCAGACAAAGAACTTAAGGTTCTGAAGGAACTTACTGCGGCTGTTGAGCCGGACAGCTCCATAGGTCGTATATCACGCATGGATGCCATCAACAACAAGACTGTCAATGACGCGGCATATCGAAACACAAGAACCCGGTTGAAGCGGCTGAAAAATGTGCTTGAGAAAGTTGACGATCCCGATTACGGCCGATGCGTCCGATGCGGAGAACCTATTGCTTTCGGGCGTATCCAGATCATGCCCGAAAAAAGGGTTTGTGTGCATTGTTCAAAATAA